The Parus major isolate Abel chromosome 4, Parus_major1.1, whole genome shotgun sequence genome has a window encoding:
- the NOA1 gene encoding nitric oxide-associated protein 1, translated as MVAAGGAAGGGGRARTERERSGAQHGAGGRPALPDPVLPQLPALLGPDVPAAGVLVVGNKVDLLPADCRGHLGRLRQRVAAACGLAGLRGAALVDIRLVSAKTGYGMEGLVSRLQRSWKCAGDVYLLGATNSGKSTLFNTLLRSDYCKSRAPDIVDRATVSPWPGTTLNLLKFPIINPTCDRIFRRQERLKEEAAKTEDQLSIEEKKYLNQLKKQGYLVGRVGRTFQQQKSSAEIDFDPDMLSYSMDEDPRDPPKKHEEREEFTHNEVKDARWCFDTPGIVKEDCVLNLLTEKEVKLVLPSHAIVPRTFILKPGMVLFLAALGRIDYLEGEKPAWFSVLASNLLPVHVTALSNADTVYEKHTAQEFLKVPMGGEERMKEFPPLVPQDITLKGIGTTEAVADIKLSSAGWVAVTAHAEEELLLRAYTPKGTALVVREPPLLPYISTIRGARIPGTPAYRTKKPPSFVENLRTTGSR; from the exons ATGGTGGCGGCGGGAGGAgccgcgggcggcggcggccgagCGAGAACCGAGAGGGAGCGGAGCGGCGCGCAGCACGGCGCGGGAGGGCGGCCGGCA CTGCCCGACCCGGTGCTGCCGCAGCTGCCGGCGCTGCTGGGCCCCGACGTGCCCGCCGCGGGCGTGCTGGTGGTGGGCAACAAGGTGGACCTGCTGCCCGCTGACTGCCGCGGGCACCTGGGGCGGCTGCGGCAGCGGGTGGCGGCGGCCTGCGGCCTGGCCGGGCTGAGGGGAGCCGCGCTGGTGGACATCCGCCTGGTGAGCGCCAAGACCGGCTACGGCATGGAGGGGCTGGTCAGCCGGCTGCAGCGCTCCTGGAAATGCGCAGGAGATGTCTACCTGCTGGGAGCCACCAACTCCGGCAAGTCCACTCTCTTCAACACCCTGCTGCGCTCCGACTACTGCAAGTCCCGCGCCCCCGACATCGTCGACAGGGCCACCGTGTCCCCGTGGCCAG gaaCAACACTGAACCTGTTGAAATTCCCAATTATTAACCCTACATGTGACAGGATATTCCGAAGGCAGGAGAGGCTAAAAGAAGAGGCAGCAAAAACAGAAGATCAGCTAagcattgaagaaaaaaagtacctTAATCAACTTAAAAAGCAGGGTTACCTAGTGG GAAGAGTTGGAAGAACATTTCAACAGCAGAAGTCTAGCGCTGAGATTGACTTTGACCCTGACATGCTCTCCTACAGCATGGATGAAGATCCTAGAGATCCACCTAAGAAGCATGAGGAAAGGGAGGAGTTCACTCACAACGAAGTGAAGGATGCTCGGTGGTGTTTTGACACTCCAGGAATTGTAAAGGAAGACTGT GTTTTGAATCTCCTAACAGAGAAGGAAGTAAAGCTGGTTTTGCCATCACATGCCATTGTTCCACGGACCTTCATTCTCAAGCCAGGAATGGTCTTGTTTTTAGCAGCTTTGGGACGTATAGACTACTTAGAG ggagaaaaaccTGCCTGGTTTTCTGTCTTAGCTTCTAACCTGTTGCCAGTCCATGTTACTGCACTGAGTAATGCAGACACTGTCTATGAGAAGCACACAGCCCAAGAGTTCCTAAAG GTTCCCATGGGTGGGGAAGAGAGAATGAAAGAGTTCCCCCCACTTGTCCCTCAGGACATTACACTGAAAGGGATTGGTACCACTGAGGCAGTTGCAGATATCAAGCTTTCCTCTGCAg GTTGGGTGGCGGTGACGGCTCACGCGGAAGAGGAATTGCTGCTCCGAGCCTACACTCCCAAGGGCACTGCATTGGTGGTGCGGGAGCCTCCCCTTTTGCCTTACATCAGTACCATCAGAGGGGCCCGGATCCCAGGCACTCCTGCCTACAGGACCAAAAAGCCTCCTTCCTTTGTGGAAAACCTAAGAACCACGGGCAGCAGATAG